In Rattus norvegicus strain BN/NHsdMcwi chromosome 1, GRCr8, whole genome shotgun sequence, a genomic segment contains:
- the Ctxnd1 gene encoding cortexin domain-containing 1 protein, whose product MEEPTPEPVYVDVDKGLTLACFVFLCLFLVVMIIRCAKVIMDPYSAIPTSTWEEQHLDD is encoded by the coding sequence ATGGAGGAACCTACTCCTGAGCCTGTCTATGTGGATGTGGACAAGGGGCTGACCTTGGCTTGCTTCgttttcctctgcctcttcctcgtAGTCATGATCATCCGCTGTGCCAAAGTCATCATGGACCCCTACAGTGCCATCCCCACGTCAACCTGGGAGGAGCAGCACCTGGATGACTGA